The proteins below come from a single Anaerobaca lacustris genomic window:
- a CDS encoding polysaccharide lyase, translating to MNGQRRTRTGPVLGWMFLAMAILSPGWGRAARAAAFAPIALHPENPHYFLWRDKPTVLITSAEHYGAVLNRAFDYVKYLDTLQANGFNMTRTFSGAYCEPPGAFNIEKNTLAPARGDLLCPWARSDTPGYANGGNKFDLTKWDPEYFRRLSDFVAQAGRRGIVVEMVLFCPFYEDSMWELSPMNVRNNVNDIGTMPRTEVYTLKHPKLLAIQEAMVRRIVEALEGFDNLYYEICNEPYFGGVTMDWQHHIAETIASAESRFAHRHLIAQNIANKAQVVENPSPLVSIFNFHYAKPPIAVAQNYHWDRVIGDDETGFAGDDRVKPYRLEGWDFIIAGGAVFNNLDYSFAVGHEDGSARINAPGGGGPELWHQLAILRDFINGFDFIRMRPDDSVLTSDLPDGTTARALVQPGVAYAIYINGNNATRLTVDLPSGAYKAEWIDTKTGQIADAQSFTHDSGLHPLDVPPYTDDIALRIVSAQRPRQGLLFESDFETEDLKGWKTSGNAPRVTGVLARAGRQAMQTSLDRDKDKVSYRTEVSGPGADVGKEYWYGFSILLPEDYQPDGIWEIVAQWHGVPDFDIGEDWRNPVMALSTTNGRWGWVSRWDAKRNTFESGTRQYGGTQHYDLGRYRKGVWTDWVVHVKWSYGRDGFLQVWKEGDKVIDQDGPNAFNDERGPYFKMGLYKGWADADRPSDAVSRRILYHDEFRMGGAEAGYDDVAPGPR from the coding sequence ATGAACGGACAACGGAGGACGCGAACCGGCCCCGTTTTGGGATGGATGTTCTTGGCAATGGCGATTCTCTCGCCGGGTTGGGGCCGCGCGGCGCGGGCAGCGGCGTTCGCACCGATCGCCCTGCATCCGGAGAACCCCCACTACTTTCTCTGGCGGGATAAGCCCACGGTCCTGATCACGTCGGCCGAACACTATGGCGCGGTGCTGAACCGCGCGTTCGACTATGTCAAGTACCTCGACACGCTACAAGCCAACGGGTTCAACATGACGCGGACCTTCAGCGGCGCCTACTGCGAGCCGCCTGGCGCGTTCAACATCGAGAAGAACACGCTCGCGCCGGCCAGAGGGGACTTGCTCTGTCCGTGGGCGCGCAGCGACACGCCGGGCTATGCCAACGGGGGCAACAAGTTCGATCTGACGAAATGGGATCCGGAGTACTTCCGGCGTCTGAGCGACTTCGTCGCCCAGGCGGGCCGGCGCGGCATCGTCGTGGAGATGGTCCTGTTCTGTCCGTTTTACGAAGACAGCATGTGGGAACTGAGCCCGATGAACGTGCGCAACAACGTCAACGACATCGGAACCATGCCGCGCACGGAGGTTTATACGCTCAAACACCCCAAGCTGCTGGCGATTCAGGAGGCGATGGTCCGCAGAATCGTCGAGGCCTTGGAAGGCTTCGACAACCTCTACTACGAAATCTGCAATGAGCCGTACTTCGGCGGCGTCACCATGGACTGGCAGCACCACATCGCCGAGACCATCGCCAGCGCCGAATCGAGGTTTGCACACAGGCACCTGATCGCGCAGAACATCGCCAACAAGGCCCAGGTCGTCGAGAACCCCAGTCCTCTTGTGTCGATCTTCAACTTCCACTACGCCAAGCCGCCGATCGCCGTGGCCCAGAACTACCACTGGGACCGTGTGATCGGCGACGATGAGACCGGGTTCGCCGGGGACGACCGGGTCAAGCCGTATCGGCTCGAAGGATGGGACTTCATCATCGCCGGCGGCGCGGTCTTCAACAACCTGGACTACTCCTTCGCCGTCGGCCATGAAGACGGCTCGGCCAGGATCAACGCACCGGGCGGCGGCGGTCCCGAACTCTGGCACCAGTTGGCCATCCTTCGGGACTTCATCAACGGCTTCGATTTCATCCGGATGCGTCCGGACGATTCGGTCCTCACCTCGGACCTGCCCGACGGCACCACGGCGCGGGCGCTCGTGCAGCCGGGCGTCGCCTATGCGATCTACATCAACGGAAACAACGCAACCAGACTGACCGTCGATCTGCCCAGCGGCGCCTACAAGGCCGAATGGATCGACACCAAGACCGGGCAGATCGCAGATGCCCAATCGTTCACGCACGACAGCGGCCTCCATCCGCTCGACGTGCCGCCATACACCGACGATATCGCCCTGCGGATCGTCAGCGCTCAGCGGCCGCGCCAGGGATTGCTGTTTGAAAGCGACTTCGAGACCGAAGACCTCAAGGGCTGGAAGACGTCGGGCAACGCCCCGCGTGTCACCGGCGTCCTCGCCCGGGCCGGCCGGCAGGCCATGCAGACCTCGCTCGATCGCGACAAAGACAAGGTTTCGTACCGCACCGAGGTCAGCGGCCCCGGCGCCGACGTTGGCAAGGAGTACTGGTACGGGTTCAGCATCCTGTTGCCCGAAGATTACCAACCCGACGGGATCTGGGAGATCGTGGCCCAATGGCACGGCGTGCCCGACTTCGACATCGGCGAAGACTGGCGCAATCCCGTCATGGCACTTTCCACGACCAACGGCCGGTGGGGCTGGGTCAGTCGCTGGGACGCCAAACGCAACACGTTCGAGAGCGGGACCCGCCAGTACGGCGGGACGCAACATTACGATCTTGGTCGCTACCGCAAGGGTGTCTGGACCGACTGGGTCGTTCATGTGAAGTGGTCGTATGGACGGGACGGATTTCTGCAAGTCTGGAAAGAGGGCGACAAGGTAATCGATCAGGACGGGCCCAACGCCTTCAACGATGAGCGCGGCCCATACTTCAAGATGGGCCTCTATAAAGGTTGGGCCGACGCGGACCGGCCCAGCGACGCCGTGAGCCGGCGCATCCTCTACCACGACGAGTTCCGCATGGGCGGAGCCGAGGCCGGCTACGACGACGTCGCGCCTGGACCACGGTGA
- a CDS encoding Gfo/Idh/MocA family protein translates to MQRKLTRRTFLRNAAWAGSGLVILSNSRLVRGTLANSKLNIAGIGIGGRGAANIQGVASENIVALCDVDEKHAAATFEQHPDAKRFKDFRRMLDAVHNQIDAVVIGTPDHTHAPAGVMAMKLGKHCYCEKPLTHSVYEARLMANIAREKGLVTQMGTQIHAENNYRRAVELVQSNAIGPVREVHVWLGANFDGPPKPTDMSQPNAPTDHVPVPAGLDWDLWLGPAPYRFYSPAYAPFHWRYWWNFANGQLGDFFCHYCDLAFWALKLRHPTTVEAEGPVHPESTAKWTIAKQQYPARGDLPPVHLTWYNGGGYPALVKERNVPQWSSGVLFVGSKGMLLADYGRHQLLPETEFAGFQPPDPFIANSIGHHREWIEACKTGGPTTCNFDYSGALTEAALLCNVALRTGEKLTWDAANLKAVGCPQADAYIQRPYRRGWTL, encoded by the coding sequence ATGCAGCGCAAACTGACCCGCCGTACCTTCCTCCGCAACGCCGCCTGGGCCGGCTCGGGCCTGGTCATCCTGTCCAATAGCCGGCTGGTGCGAGGGACCTTGGCCAACAGCAAGCTCAATATCGCCGGAATCGGTATCGGCGGTCGCGGCGCCGCCAACATCCAGGGCGTGGCGAGCGAGAACATCGTCGCCCTCTGTGACGTCGATGAAAAGCACGCGGCCGCAACGTTCGAGCAACATCCCGACGCCAAGCGGTTCAAGGATTTCCGCAGGATGCTCGACGCAGTGCACAATCAGATCGATGCGGTCGTGATCGGCACGCCCGACCACACTCACGCGCCGGCCGGCGTGATGGCCATGAAGCTCGGCAAACACTGCTACTGCGAGAAACCGCTGACCCACAGCGTCTACGAGGCCCGGCTGATGGCGAATATCGCCCGCGAGAAGGGGCTCGTGACACAGATGGGCACGCAGATCCACGCCGAGAACAACTACCGCCGCGCCGTCGAGCTGGTGCAGAGCAACGCCATCGGCCCCGTGCGCGAGGTTCACGTCTGGCTGGGAGCCAACTTCGACGGTCCGCCCAAACCCACCGACATGAGCCAGCCGAACGCCCCGACCGACCATGTGCCCGTGCCAGCAGGTCTGGACTGGGACCTCTGGCTGGGACCGGCGCCGTACCGCTTCTACAGCCCCGCCTATGCACCGTTCCACTGGCGATACTGGTGGAACTTCGCCAACGGACAACTGGGTGACTTCTTCTGCCACTATTGCGATCTGGCCTTCTGGGCGCTGAAGTTGCGGCACCCGACAACGGTCGAAGCCGAAGGACCTGTCCATCCCGAAAGCACCGCCAAATGGACCATCGCCAAACAGCAGTACCCCGCTCGCGGCGATTTGCCCCCGGTCCATCTGACCTGGTACAACGGCGGCGGCTATCCGGCGCTCGTCAAGGAACGCAACGTGCCGCAGTGGTCCAGCGGCGTGCTGTTTGTCGGCAGCAAGGGCATGCTGCTGGCCGACTACGGCCGGCACCAACTGCTGCCCGAGACGGAGTTCGCAGGTTTCCAGCCGCCCGATCCATTCATTGCGAACTCCATCGGCCATCATCGCGAATGGATCGAGGCGTGCAAGACGGGCGGGCCGACCACCTGCAATTTCGACTACTCCGGCGCGCTGACCGAGGCGGCCCTGCTGTGCAATGTGGCGCTGCGCACGGGCGAGAAGCTCACGTGGGACGCCGCCAATCTCAAAGCTGTTGGCTGCCCACAGGCGGATGCGTATATTCAGCGTCCCTACCGACGGGGATGGACGCTCTGA
- a CDS encoding M16 family metallopeptidase, which translates to MGRVYRGRRRALGSAVLPLLAVLLATGPSGLAQDLAEFESRVTEFALDNGLRFIVLRRPEAPVVTCFTHANVGAVDEVTGLTGLAHLFEHMAFKGTRTIGTRDPEAEAEALAKIDEVFEAIRAERHKGGPADEQKLAELQSRLAEAQEQAQQYLVHDEFDEILKRAGGVGLNAGTSSDYTVYFVSLPANKLELWMLMESDRFLNPVLREFYSEKDVVMEERRLRTETQPVGKLLEEFLAAAYKAHPYGQPVIGHMSDIEAVTRAQAEAFFRTHYVPSNLTVAIVGDVDPDRVKTLAREYFGRIPHRPAPGPVVTVEPPQPGERRVVVEDPAQPFVLIGYHKPSIQHEDNAVFDAITDIMGSGRTSRLYRSLVKDKRIAMATSGFQGMPGQKYPGLFLFYAMPARGHTNQECERAIYDEIERLRNEPVSEQELQKAKTRARAALIRQLDSNSGLAEQLTFYEVMAGDWRNLFQQLERIDRVTAEDIQRVARTCFTTKNRTVGIIETTTGENES; encoded by the coding sequence ATGGGACGAGTGTATAGAGGTCGGCGGCGGGCGCTCGGCTCGGCCGTATTGCCCTTGCTGGCCGTGCTGCTGGCGACGGGGCCGTCGGGTCTGGCCCAGGATCTGGCGGAATTCGAGTCGCGCGTGACCGAATTCGCGCTGGACAACGGGCTGAGGTTCATCGTGCTTCGGCGGCCCGAGGCGCCCGTCGTGACGTGCTTCACCCATGCCAACGTTGGCGCCGTCGACGAAGTCACCGGCCTTACGGGCCTGGCGCATCTCTTCGAGCACATGGCCTTCAAGGGCACGCGAACGATCGGGACCAGAGACCCCGAGGCCGAGGCCGAAGCGCTGGCGAAGATCGACGAAGTCTTCGAGGCGATCCGGGCCGAGCGGCACAAGGGCGGTCCGGCCGACGAGCAGAAGCTGGCCGAACTGCAAAGCCGGCTTGCCGAGGCGCAGGAGCAGGCCCAACAGTATCTCGTGCACGACGAGTTCGACGAGATCCTCAAGCGGGCCGGCGGGGTGGGGCTCAACGCCGGGACCAGTTCCGATTACACGGTCTACTTCGTAAGCTTGCCGGCCAACAAGCTCGAACTGTGGATGCTGATGGAGTCGGACCGGTTCCTCAATCCCGTCCTGCGCGAGTTCTACAGCGAGAAGGACGTGGTCATGGAAGAACGCCGGCTCCGCACGGAGACCCAGCCGGTCGGCAAGCTGCTGGAGGAATTCCTTGCGGCGGCGTATAAGGCCCATCCCTACGGCCAGCCGGTCATCGGACACATGAGCGACATCGAGGCCGTGACCCGCGCGCAGGCCGAGGCGTTCTTTCGGACGCACTACGTGCCGAGCAACCTGACGGTGGCCATCGTCGGCGACGTCGATCCGGATCGTGTCAAGACGCTGGCCCGGGAGTACTTCGGGCGGATTCCCCATCGTCCGGCGCCGGGGCCGGTCGTGACAGTCGAGCCGCCGCAGCCGGGCGAGCGTCGCGTCGTCGTCGAGGACCCGGCTCAGCCCTTCGTCCTGATCGGATACCACAAGCCAAGCATTCAGCACGAGGACAACGCGGTCTTCGATGCCATCACGGACATCATGGGCAGCGGGCGGACCTCGCGGCTGTATCGCAGCCTCGTCAAGGACAAGCGGATCGCGATGGCTACCTCCGGCTTCCAGGGCATGCCCGGACAGAAGTACCCGGGGCTGTTCCTGTTCTACGCCATGCCGGCCAGGGGCCATACGAACCAGGAGTGCGAACGGGCGATCTACGACGAGATCGAGCGGCTGCGGAACGAGCCGGTCAGCGAGCAGGAACTGCAGAAGGCCAAGACGCGGGCCCGCGCCGCCCTGATCCGGCAGCTCGACTCCAACTCGGGCCTGGCCGAGCAGTTGACGTTCTACGAGGTGATGGCGGGCGATTGGCGAAATCTGTTCCAACAGCTTGAACGGATCGACCGGGTCACCGCCGAGGATATCCAGCGGGTCGCCCGGACCTGTTTCACGACGAAGAACCGAACGGTCGGCATCATCGAGACCACCACCGGCGAAAACGAATCCTGA
- a CDS encoding GAF domain-containing protein translates to MDSNEKHQLYDQTIDGIERLIAAETDRIAVMATVVCELHNRFAWFDWTGFYRVVAPGLLKVGPYQGPHGCLEISFDRGVCGAAARLRQTQIVPDVRAFAGHIACSHSTRSEIVVPVLTPQGELVAVLDIDSNLPAAFDEVDRVHLETLCQMIGRVG, encoded by the coding sequence ATGGACTCGAACGAGAAACACCAGTTGTATGACCAGACCATCGATGGCATCGAGCGGCTGATCGCGGCCGAGACGGACCGGATTGCGGTCATGGCGACGGTAGTGTGCGAGTTGCACAATCGATTTGCGTGGTTCGACTGGACGGGATTCTATCGCGTCGTCGCGCCGGGGCTGCTCAAGGTCGGTCCCTATCAGGGGCCGCACGGCTGCCTGGAGATCTCTTTCGACCGAGGCGTATGCGGCGCCGCCGCGCGCCTGCGGCAGACCCAGATCGTGCCGGACGTTCGCGCGTTTGCCGGCCATATCGCCTGTTCGCACTCGACGCGTTCGGAGATCGTGGTGCCCGTGCTCACGCCACAGGGCGAGTTGGTGGCCGTGCTCGATATCGATTCCAATCTGCCGGCGGCCTTCGACGAAGTCGATCGCGTGCATCTCGAAACGCTCTGTCAAATGATCGGTCGCGTCGGCTGA
- a CDS encoding M16 family metallopeptidase: MRCKRTRRLSPVLCAVAVLFLAVSPVAAQRIPDHTQLKYPNLRDVAVPEVQRVTLSNGMRLFLLEDRELPLISLSGRIRVGSIYEPAEKVGLADITGEVMRTGGTMSKTGDELDDELEQIAASVETGIGQDSGYASVSVLEEDIDRGLAILADVLMHPAFRQDKIELAKMQHRSAIARRNDSPRSVASREFNKLIHGPDSAYARHTEYATIDNISRDDLVAFHKRFFGPNNMMLAVWGDFDTQEMIARIEKAFDGWEKIDLDLPAKPEVDYAWRSSVNLVSRDDLNQSNIYLGHLGGRMSDPDYPALTLMNHILGGGFTGRLFKNVRSRQGLAYSVFGTFSAQYDRPGVFSLGCQTKSESTVHAIEAIVEEVRRIVAEPVTDEELELAKDSYLNSFIFHFDSTDKIVRRLMTYEYYGYPPDFLQTTKERIEKVTKADILRAARARLRPDALQILVVGRPEDFDRPLATLGEVRSIDVTIPPPVR, encoded by the coding sequence ATGAGATGCAAACGAACACGTCGTCTGTCACCGGTCCTCTGTGCGGTGGCGGTGTTGTTTCTGGCGGTTTCGCCGGTGGCGGCGCAGCGTATCCCGGACCACACGCAACTGAAATACCCGAACCTTCGCGACGTGGCCGTGCCCGAGGTGCAGCGCGTGACCCTGTCCAATGGGATGCGACTGTTTCTACTGGAAGACCGCGAACTGCCGCTGATTTCCCTGTCCGGCCGGATTCGGGTGGGGTCGATCTACGAGCCGGCCGAGAAGGTGGGCCTGGCCGACATCACCGGCGAGGTCATGCGCACCGGCGGAACGATGAGCAAGACAGGCGACGAACTGGACGACGAACTGGAGCAGATCGCCGCCTCGGTCGAGACGGGCATCGGGCAGGACTCCGGCTACGCCTCGGTGTCGGTGCTCGAGGAGGACATCGACCGGGGGCTTGCGATCCTGGCCGATGTGCTGATGCACCCTGCGTTCCGCCAGGACAAGATCGAGCTGGCCAAGATGCAGCATCGCAGCGCCATCGCCCGGCGCAACGATTCGCCCCGCTCCGTTGCCTCGCGCGAATTCAACAAGCTGATCCATGGCCCCGACAGCGCGTATGCCCGGCACACCGAATATGCGACGATCGACAACATCAGCCGCGACGATCTGGTGGCGTTTCACAAGCGGTTCTTCGGGCCCAACAACATGATGCTGGCCGTCTGGGGCGATTTCGACACGCAGGAGATGATCGCCCGAATCGAGAAGGCCTTTGACGGATGGGAGAAGATCGACCTGGACCTGCCGGCCAAGCCGGAGGTGGACTATGCGTGGCGGTCCTCCGTGAATCTCGTCTCCCGAGACGACCTCAATCAGTCCAACATCTATCTCGGCCACCTCGGCGGGCGGATGAGCGACCCGGATTACCCGGCCCTGACGCTGATGAACCACATCCTCGGCGGGGGCTTCACCGGGCGATTGTTCAAGAATGTGCGGTCGCGGCAGGGCCTGGCCTATTCGGTCTTCGGAACGTTTTCGGCACAGTACGACCGGCCCGGCGTCTTCTCCTTGGGCTGCCAGACGAAGTCGGAGAGCACCGTTCACGCGATTGAGGCGATCGTGGAAGAGGTCCGGAGGATTGTTGCCGAACCCGTGACCGATGAGGAACTGGAGCTGGCCAAGGATAGTTATCTGAACTCCTTCATCTTCCATTTCGACAGTACGGACAAGATCGTTCGTCGCCTGATGACCTACGAGTATTATGGCTATCCGCCCGACTTCCTCCAGACGACCAAAGAACGGATCGAGAAGGTCACCAAGGCCGATATTCTCAGGGCGGCCCGAGCGCGTCTGAGACCGGACGCCTTGCAGATCCTGGTGGTGGGACGGCCCGAGGATTTCGATCGGCCTCTTGCGACGTTGGGCGAGGTCCGCTCGATCGATGTCACCATCCCGCCGCCGGTCCGGTGA
- a CDS encoding arylsulfatase: MNERGQQSWTRRGFLQAAGLAAASAFASGGCRTGGSKRLAGPNQPNIVFIMADDLGYGDLGCYGQQVIQTPNIDRMAAEGMLFTDAYAGSTVCAPSRCSLMTGLHTGHAYVRGNKEAKPMGQLPLPEGTVTIPKLLQARGYRTGLIGKWGLGGPGSSGAPNNQGFDYFFGYLCQRHAHNYYPEFLFRNDQRVPLPNKVAGDRADGAGVATEKVVYSHNLIADEALQFIEENRQVPFFLYLALTIPHANNEAGRAGMEIPSYGPYADEDWPEPQKGHAAMITRMDGDVGRLLDKLKNLGIDQDTLVLFTSDNGPHAEGGADPAFFYSSGPLRGIKRDLYEGGIRVPLIARWPGKIAAGSGTDHVCAFWDFLPTFCDVAGAVPPDDTDGFSILPTLRDKPEYQRRHGYLYWEFHEQGKKQAVRMGRWKGVRLNVAKDPNGPIELYDLQTDLGETANLVDEYPEIVTQIAALMEAAHRPSENWPFP, from the coding sequence ATGAACGAACGAGGCCAGCAGAGTTGGACGAGGCGGGGTTTTCTCCAGGCGGCTGGATTGGCTGCTGCTTCAGCGTTCGCTTCCGGCGGTTGTCGGACCGGTGGGTCGAAGCGGCTGGCCGGACCGAATCAGCCGAACATCGTCTTCATCATGGCCGACGATCTCGGTTATGGCGACCTGGGCTGTTACGGCCAGCAGGTGATCCAGACCCCGAACATCGACCGGATGGCGGCCGAGGGCATGCTCTTCACCGATGCCTATGCCGGCAGCACCGTCTGCGCGCCGTCGCGCTGCTCGTTGATGACGGGCCTGCACACCGGACACGCCTACGTCCGCGGCAACAAAGAGGCCAAGCCGATGGGACAATTGCCTTTGCCCGAAGGCACGGTGACGATTCCAAAGCTTCTCCAGGCTCGCGGCTATCGGACGGGGCTGATCGGCAAGTGGGGCCTGGGCGGACCGGGCAGCAGCGGAGCGCCCAACAATCAGGGCTTCGATTACTTCTTCGGATACCTCTGCCAGAGGCACGCGCACAACTACTATCCGGAGTTCCTTTTCCGCAACGACCAGCGTGTGCCGCTGCCCAACAAGGTTGCGGGCGACCGCGCCGACGGCGCCGGCGTGGCGACGGAGAAAGTCGTGTATTCGCACAACCTGATTGCGGACGAGGCGCTGCAATTCATCGAAGAAAACCGCCAGGTGCCTTTCTTCCTGTATCTGGCGTTGACCATTCCGCACGCCAACAATGAGGCGGGCCGAGCGGGGATGGAGATTCCCTCGTACGGGCCGTACGCCGACGAGGATTGGCCCGAGCCGCAGAAGGGCCACGCCGCGATGATTACGCGGATGGACGGCGACGTGGGCCGCCTGCTCGATAAGCTCAAGAACCTTGGCATCGATCAGGACACGCTCGTACTGTTCACCAGCGACAACGGTCCGCACGCCGAGGGGGGCGCCGATCCGGCGTTCTTCTACAGCAGCGGCCCGCTGCGCGGCATCAAACGCGATCTCTACGAGGGTGGGATTCGCGTGCCGTTGATTGCCCGTTGGCCGGGGAAGATCGCCGCCGGCTCGGGCACGGACCACGTCTGCGCGTTTTGGGATTTCCTGCCGACCTTCTGCGACGTGGCCGGGGCGGTCCCGCCGGACGATACCGACGGGTTTTCCATCCTGCCCACGCTGCGAGACAAGCCCGAATACCAGAGAAGGCACGGATATCTCTATTGGGAATTCCACGAGCAAGGCAAGAAGCAGGCGGTCCGCATGGGCCGCTGGAAAGGCGTGCGTCTGAACGTGGCCAAGGACCCGAACGGGCCGATCGAGCTGTATGACCTGCAAACGGACCTGGGCGAAACGGCGAACCTCGTCGACGAATACCCTGAGATCGTCACGCAGATTGCCGCTCTGATGGAAGCTGCGCACAGGCCATCGGAGAACTGGCCGTTTCCCTGA
- a CDS encoding DUF1028 domain-containing protein produces the protein MSDGCPAAVSGTFSIVAVDPNTGVCGAAVASKYPAVGKVVPYVRAGVGAFCTQHWHNPAWAERALDLLADGHLPEQVLAELLRDDPRRDKRQLAIIDMSGRAANRNPADADPSGLWWGAASGRYYACQGNTLADCEVVFAMARAYEQTQGSLADRLMAALVAGDCAGGDHRGRLAAGIRVAKKGVEGHWLELYVDESDDAVIELARKYAALEHEAKGSWPGGRLPFTHPCPPPGADGAVER, from the coding sequence TTGAGCGACGGTTGCCCGGCGGCTGTCTCCGGGACGTTCTCTATCGTGGCCGTCGATCCCAACACGGGTGTTTGCGGCGCCGCGGTGGCAAGCAAGTATCCGGCGGTGGGCAAGGTGGTTCCGTACGTGCGTGCCGGTGTCGGCGCCTTCTGCACGCAGCATTGGCACAATCCCGCGTGGGCCGAGCGGGCATTGGATCTGCTGGCCGACGGGCATCTGCCCGAGCAGGTCCTTGCCGAACTGCTGCGGGACGACCCGCGTCGGGACAAGAGGCAACTGGCGATCATCGATATGTCGGGCCGGGCGGCCAATCGCAACCCGGCCGACGCCGACCCTTCGGGCCTGTGGTGGGGCGCTGCCAGCGGCCGATACTACGCCTGCCAAGGCAACACGCTGGCCGACTGTGAAGTCGTCTTCGCCATGGCCCGGGCCTACGAGCAGACGCAGGGCAGCCTCGCCGACCGCCTGATGGCGGCGCTTGTTGCAGGCGACTGTGCCGGCGGCGACCATCGCGGACGTCTGGCGGCGGGGATACGCGTCGCGAAGAAGGGGGTCGAAGGGCATTGGCTGGAGTTGTACGTCGATGAAAGCGACGACGCCGTGATCGAACTGGCCCGGAAATACGCAGCTCTGGAACACGAAGCGAAGGGGTCATGGCCGGGTGGCCGCCTCCCGTTTACGCATCCCTGTCCGCCGCCTGGGGCCGACGGCGCAGTCGAGCGGTAG
- a CDS encoding aminopeptidase C: protein MREVMARLMGVLLVWLVLSAGAAAQDGALAPSQIERIRSEFQMDAHTRAMRNALTGASVRDIAENREIVAAHNDQFSHKIKTKGISNQKSSGRCWMFAGFNTIKPVVLNRLDLDSFEFSHIYLQFWDKMEKANSFLEYMIEYRDRDLQDRDMVFLLKDPAPDGGYWENFVDLVTKYGVIPRETMAETASSENTGMMNRALARLLRKSAAELREIYQETGSVRKMRDAKPKMLAEVYRVLVLNLGEPPEEFSWRHKAKGKAAKGDEEKSEKEDDSAEDRASDKKDDGYQVEQDWSALRTFTPESFYDEFVGLDLHQYVNVANDPIRPKGGHYEIAMTRNLYDGRNASYVSVDIQILKDLVVKVLLSNQPVYFAADVSPDQNSKTGIMARNLYDYESVYALNMGLNKTERLLLRDSTINHGMAFIGVDLVEGKAVKWLVENSWGSDRGRGGLWTMYDDWFDDNVYNIIVHRDDLPDEVRKILAQPTEKLPVWDPMW, encoded by the coding sequence ATGAGAGAGGTTATGGCGCGGCTGATGGGGGTGCTGTTGGTGTGGTTGGTCCTTTCGGCCGGTGCGGCGGCCCAAGACGGGGCGCTGGCGCCGTCGCAGATCGAACGGATACGAAGCGAGTTCCAGATGGATGCCCACACGCGCGCGATGCGCAACGCGCTGACCGGCGCGAGCGTTCGCGACATCGCCGAGAATCGCGAGATTGTCGCGGCGCACAACGACCAGTTCAGCCACAAGATCAAGACCAAGGGCATCAGCAACCAGAAGAGCAGCGGACGATGCTGGATGTTCGCCGGGTTCAATACGATCAAGCCGGTGGTTCTGAACCGGCTCGATCTGGACAGCTTCGAGTTTTCCCATATCTACCTTCAGTTCTGGGACAAGATGGAGAAGGCCAACAGCTTCCTCGAATACATGATCGAGTACCGCGATCGGGACCTTCAGGACCGCGATATGGTTTTTCTGCTGAAGGACCCGGCCCCGGACGGCGGGTATTGGGAGAACTTCGTGGACCTGGTCACCAAGTACGGCGTGATTCCGAGAGAGACGATGGCCGAGACCGCCAGCTCGGAGAACACGGGCATGATGAACCGCGCCCTGGCGCGCCTGCTGCGCAAGAGCGCCGCCGAGCTGCGCGAGATCTATCAGGAGACCGGCTCGGTCCGAAAGATGCGCGACGCCAAGCCGAAGATGCTGGCCGAGGTGTACCGCGTGCTCGTGCTGAACCTGGGAGAGCCGCCGGAGGAGTTCTCCTGGCGCCATAAGGCAAAAGGCAAGGCCGCCAAGGGCGACGAGGAGAAGAGCGAGAAGGAGGATGATTCCGCCGAAGACCGGGCCAGCGACAAGAAGGACGACGGCTATCAGGTCGAGCAGGATTGGAGCGCGCTTCGCACCTTCACGCCCGAATCGTTCTACGACGAGTTTGTGGGTCTGGACCTCCATCAGTACGTCAACGTCGCGAACGACCCGATCCGGCCGAAGGGCGGTCATTACGAGATCGCAATGACCAGGAACCTCTACGACGGGCGCAACGCCAGCTACGTGAGCGTCGATATCCAGATCTTGAAGGACCTCGTCGTCAAGGTGCTGTTGAGCAACCAGCCGGTCTACTTCGCCGCCGACGTCTCGCCCGACCAGAACAGCAAGACGGGCATCATGGCCCGCAACCTCTACGACTACGAATCCGTCTATGCTCTCAACATGGGCCTGAACAAGACCGAGCGGCTCCTGCTGCGTGACAGCACGATCAATCACGGCATGGCGTTCATCGGCGTCGATCTGGTCGAGGGCAAAGCGGTCAAGTGGCTCGTCGAGAACAGTTGGGGCAGCGACCGCGGCCGCGGCGGGCTCTGGACCATGTACGACGACTGGTTCGACGACAACGTCTACAACATCATCGTGCACCGCGATGACCTGCCCGACGAGGTCCGCAAGATTCTGGCCCAGCCGACCGAGAAGCTGCCGGTGTGGGACCCGATGTGGTAG